A part of Cottoperca gobio chromosome 4, fCotGob3.1, whole genome shotgun sequence genomic DNA contains:
- the slco2a1 gene encoding solute carrier organic anion transporter family member 2A1, with the protein MDILSSKNMKKPRTLCCNIKMFVLCHSLLQLSQLLYSACFKSTISTIERRYGLSSYSSGTISSLHEVSNSVLIVFVSYFGNRVHRPLFIGIGGLLMAVSAMMLTLTHFVSQPYEYDSVLNNRHDICNQQRNSSDLESCGRDETRRLADTSNLWLLMASAQLLFGVGSVPIQPFGISYIDDFAGPGNSPLYIAILFTVSVFGPAIGYLLGSVTLRIYVDVNKTGFGTELELRQTDPRWVGAWWMGLLITAGCLFITSIPYFFFPRKMPSEDNVIGSETDISDDFKKPDSSLLDFLKMFPRMFVHLLLSPLFLMLVLAQCCFSSVIAGLATFLNKFLERQYSASASYSSLLVGAVNLPAVAVGMLMGGIIMKRAGLSLKTIPRFSVAMLTMSTLLCVPLFFMGCPTQNVSEVNHIGQHGCYSDCSCPPSAFNPVCGSDGVEYISPCHAGCTNFTKDLNNTHRVQLYTNCRCISGSQRNARPAPCPNNCPHLLLPVILVISLASLIACLTHNPMYMMVLRCVPSEDKSFAIGIQFLLMRVLAWLPAPALFGTAIDTSCIWWKRVCGKKFSCGYYDNDILRNRYLGLQVGYKVMGIVLLMMLGWKAKRTQEYSLEKRPDGPL; encoded by the exons ATGGACATACTTTCCTccaaaaacatgaagaaaccGAGGACGCTCTGCTGCAACATAAAG ATGTTTGTCCTGTGCCACAGCCTCCTGCAGTTGTCTCAGCTGCTGTACAGCGCCTGCTTCAAGAGCACCATCAGCACAATCGAGAGACGCTACGGCCTCAGCAGCTACTCCTCAGGAACCATTTCCTCTCTCCACGAG GTCAGTAACAGTGTGCTGATCGTGTTTGTGAGCTACTTTGGAAATCGGGTCCACCGTCCTCTCTTCATTGGAATCGGAGGACTACTGATGGCTGTCAGCGCCATGATGCTGACCTTAACTCACTTTGTATCCCAGCCCTACGAATACGACTCTGTTCTAAACA ACCGCCATGACATTTGCAACCAGCAAAGGAACTCAAGTGACCTGGAGTCTTGTGGCCGCGACGAGACCCGCCGTCTGGCCGACACCAGCAACCTGTGGCTGCTTATGGCCAGCGCTCAGCTGCTCTTCGGCGTGGGCTCCGTGCCCATCCAGCCCTTTGGGATTTCCTACATAGATGATTTTGCTGGACCCGGCAACTCTCCTCTATATATAG CCATCCTGTTTACAGTTTCTGTATTTGGGCCTGCCATTGGATACCTGCTGGGCTCAGTCACGCTGCGGATCTATGTGGACGTGAACAAAACTGGTTTTG GAACTGAACTGGAGCTGAGACAGACTGATCCCCGCTGGGTCGGGGCCTGGTGGATGGGCCTGCTCATCACCGCTGGCTGCCTGTTTATCACCTCCATCCCCTACTTCTTCTTCCCTCGTAAAATGCCTTCAGAAGATAAT GTGATTGGAAGTGAAACTGACATCAGTGATGACTTCAAAAAGCCAGATAGCTCTTTACTTGATTTCCTGAAAA TGTTTCCCAGGATGTTTGTCCACCTCCTGTTGAGCCCTCTCTTCCTAATGCTGGTCCTGGCCCAGTGCTGCTTCTCCTCAGTGATCGCAGGTCTCGCTACGTTCCTCAACAAGTTTCTGGAGCGACAGTACAGTGCGTCAGCCTCCTACAGCAGCCTGCTAGTAG GTGCTGTGAATCTGCCAGCAgtagctgtggggatgctgatGGGAGGCATCATCATGAAGAGGGCGGGTCTTTCTCTGAAGACCATCCCGCGCTTCTCTGTGGCCATGCTGACCATGTCCACCCTCCTCTGTGTCCCGCTCTTCTTCATGGGCTGTCCCACACAGAATGTCTCAGAGGTCAACCACATTGGACAGCAtgg GTGCTACTCAGACTGCTCCTGCCCTCCCAGCGCCTTCAACCCCGTGTGTGGCTCTGACGGTGTCGAGTATATTTCTCCTTGCCATGCGGGCTGCACCAACTTCACCAAAGACCTCAACAACACCCACAGGGTTCAG CTATATACCAACTGCAGGTGTATATCTGGGAGCCAGAGAAATGCCCGTCCTGCACCCTGTCCAAACAACTGCCCACATCTTCTTCTCCCCGTCATCCTTGTCATCTCTCTGGCGTCGCTGATCGCCTGCCTCACTCACAACCCCATGTACATGATGGTGCTCAG ATGTGTTCCCTCCGAAGACAAGTCATTTGCTATAGGAATTCAATTTTTACTCATGAGAGTATTAG cCTGGCTACCCGCTCCTGCTCTCTTCGGGACTGCCATTGATACATCATGTATTTGGTGGAAGCGTGTGTGTGGAAAGAAGTTTAGCTGTGGTTACTATGACAACGACATCTTGAGGAACCG GTACTTGGGCTTACAGGTGGGTTATAAGGTCATGGGCATCGTCCTGCTGATGATGCTGGGCTGGAAGGCGAAGCGGACCCAGGAGTACAGTCTGGAGAAGAGGCCTGATGGACCACTGTGA